The Balaenoptera acutorostrata chromosome 10, mBalAcu1.1, whole genome shotgun sequence genome has a window encoding:
- the RAF1 gene encoding RAF proto-oncogene serine/threonine-protein kinase isoform X2 — protein sequence MEHIQGAWKTISNGFGFKDAVFDGPSCISPTIVQQFGYQRRASDDGKLTDPSKTSNTIRVFLPNKQRTVVNVRNGMSLHDCLMKALKVRGLQPECCAVFRLLHEHKGKKARLDWNTDAASLIGEELQVDFLDHVPLTTHNFARKTFLKLAFCDICQKFLLNGFRCQTCGYKFHEHCSTKVPTMCVDWSNIRQLLLFPNSIVGDSGIPVMPSLTMRRMRESVSRMPVSSQHRYSTPHAFTFNTSSPSSEGSLSQRQRSTSTPNVHMVSTNLPVDSRMIEDAIRSHSESASPSALSSSPNNLSPTGWSQPKTPVPAQRERAPGSSTQEKNKIRPRGQRDSSYYWEIEASEVMLSTRIGSGSFGTVYKGKWHGDVAVKILKVVDPTPEQFQAFRNEVAVLRKTRHVNILLFMGYMTKDNLAIVTQWCEGSSLYKHLHVQETKFQMFQLIDIARQTAQGMDYLHAKNIIHRDMKSNNIFLHEGLTVKIGDFGLATVKSRWSGSQQVEQPTGSILWMAPEVIRMQDNNPFSFQSDVYSYGIVLYELMTGELPYSHISNRDQIIFMVGRGYASPDLSKLYKNCPKAMKRLVADCVKKVKEERPLFPQILSSIELLQHSLPKINRSASEPSLHRAAHTEDINACTLTTSPRLPVF from the exons ATGGAGCACATACAGGGGGCCTGGAAGACGATCAGCAATGGTTTTGGATTCAAAGATGCGGTGTTTGATGGCCCCAGCTGCATCTCCCCTACAATAGTTCAGCAGTTTGGCTATCAGCGTCGGGCATCAGATGATGGCAAACTTACGGACCCTTCTAAGACAAGCAACACTATCCGTGTTTTTTTGCCAAACAAGCAAAGAACAGTG GTCAATGTGCGGAATGGAATGAGCTTGCATGACTGCCTTATGAAAGCTCTCAAGGTGAGGGGCCTGCAACCAGAGTGCTGTGCAGTTTTCAGACTTCTCCACGAACACAAGGG TAAAAAAGCACGTTTAGATTGGAATACTGATGCTGCCTCATTGATTGGAGAGGAACTTCAAGTAGATTTCTTGGATCATGTTCCGCTCACAACACACAACTTT GCTCGGAAGACCTTCCTGAAGCTTGCCTTCTGTGACATCTGTCAGAAGTTCCTGCTAAATGGGTTTAGATGTCAGACTTGTGGCTACAAGTTTCACGAGCATTGTAGCACcaaagtacctactatgtgtgtGGACTGGAGTAATATCAGACAACTCTT GCTGTTCCCAAATTCCATTGTTGGTGATAGTGGGATCCCAGTAATGCCTTCTTTGACAATGCGTCGGATGCGAGAGTCTGTTTCCCGGATGCCtgttag TTCCCAGCACAGATACTCCACACCCCACGCTTTCACATTCAAcacctccagcccctcctctgaAGGTTCCCTCTCCCAGAGGCAGAGGTCGACGTCCACACCTAATGTCCACATGGTCAGCACCAACTTGCCCGTGGACAGCAGGATGATTGAG gatGCAATTCGAAGTCACAGTGAATCAG CCTCACCTTCAGCCTTGTCCAGCAGTCCCAACAATCTGAGCCCAACAGGCTGGTCACAGCCCAAAACCCCTGTGCCGGCACAGAGAGAGCGGGCACCGGGATCCAGCAcccaggagaaaaacaaaatt AGGCCTCGTGGACAGAGAGATTCAAGCTATTACTGGGAAATAGAAGCCAGTGAAGTGATGCTCTCCACTCGGATTGGGTCAGGCTCCTTTGGAACTGTTTATAAGGGCAAGTGGCATG GAGACGTTGCAGTAAAGATTCTAAAGGTTGTTGATCCCACACCAGAGCAGTTCCAGGCCTTTAGGAATGAAGTGGCTGTCCTTCG cAAAACCCGGCACGTGAACATCCTGCTCTTCATGGGGTACATGACGAAGGACAACCTGGCAATTGTGACCCAGTGGTGCGAGGGCAGCAGCCTCTATAAACACCTGCACGTCCAGGAGACCAAGTTCCAGATGTTCCAGTTGATTGACATTGCCCGGCAGACGGCTCAGGGAATGGA CTATTTGCATGCAAAGAACATCATCCACAGAGACATGAAATCCAACA ATATATTTCTCCATGAAGGCCTGACGGTGAAAATTGGAGATTTTGGTTTGGCAACAGTGAAGTCGCGCTGGAGTGGTTCTCAGCAGGTTGAACAACCCACCGGCTCCATCTTGTGGATG GCCCCAGAGGTGATTCGAATGCAGGACAATAACCCGTTCAGCTTCCAGTCCGACGTCTACTCGTACGGCATCGTGCTGTACGAGCTCATGACGGGGGAGCTGCCCTACTCCCACATCAGCAACCGCGATCAG ATCATCTTCATGGTGGGCCGAGGGTACGCCTCCCCAGACCTTAGTAAGCTGTACAAGAACTGCCCCAAAGCAATGAAGAGGCTGGTAGCCGACTGTGTGAAGAAAGTTAAGGAAGAGAGGCCTCTTTTTCCCCAG ATCCTGTCTTCCATTGAGCTGCTCCAACACTCTCTACCGAAAATCAACCGGAGCGCTTCTGAGCCATCCCTGCACCGGGCGGCCCATACCGAGGACATCAATGCCTGCACGCTGACCACATCCCCTAGATTGCCTGTCTTCTAG
- the RAF1 gene encoding RAF proto-oncogene serine/threonine-protein kinase isoform X1, with amino-acid sequence MEHIQGAWKTISNGFGFKDAVFDGPSCISPTIVQQFGYQRRASDDGKLTDPSKTSNTIRVFLPNKQRTVVNVRNGMSLHDCLMKALKVRGLQPECCAVFRLLHEHKGKKARLDWNTDAASLIGEELQVDFLDHVPLTTHNFARKTFLKLAFCDICQKFLLNGFRCQTCGYKFHEHCSTKVPTMCVDWSNIRQLLLFPNSIVGDSGIPVMPSLTMRRMRESVSRMPVSSQHRYSTPHAFTFNTSSPSSEGSLSQRQRSTSTPNVHMVSTNLPVDSRMIENNSLNASPRAWSRRFCLRGRDAIRSHSESASPSALSSSPNNLSPTGWSQPKTPVPAQRERAPGSSTQEKNKIRPRGQRDSSYYWEIEASEVMLSTRIGSGSFGTVYKGKWHGDVAVKILKVVDPTPEQFQAFRNEVAVLRKTRHVNILLFMGYMTKDNLAIVTQWCEGSSLYKHLHVQETKFQMFQLIDIARQTAQGMDYLHAKNIIHRDMKSNNIFLHEGLTVKIGDFGLATVKSRWSGSQQVEQPTGSILWMAPEVIRMQDNNPFSFQSDVYSYGIVLYELMTGELPYSHISNRDQIIFMVGRGYASPDLSKLYKNCPKAMKRLVADCVKKVKEERPLFPQILSSIELLQHSLPKINRSASEPSLHRAAHTEDINACTLTTSPRLPVF; translated from the exons ATGGAGCACATACAGGGGGCCTGGAAGACGATCAGCAATGGTTTTGGATTCAAAGATGCGGTGTTTGATGGCCCCAGCTGCATCTCCCCTACAATAGTTCAGCAGTTTGGCTATCAGCGTCGGGCATCAGATGATGGCAAACTTACGGACCCTTCTAAGACAAGCAACACTATCCGTGTTTTTTTGCCAAACAAGCAAAGAACAGTG GTCAATGTGCGGAATGGAATGAGCTTGCATGACTGCCTTATGAAAGCTCTCAAGGTGAGGGGCCTGCAACCAGAGTGCTGTGCAGTTTTCAGACTTCTCCACGAACACAAGGG TAAAAAAGCACGTTTAGATTGGAATACTGATGCTGCCTCATTGATTGGAGAGGAACTTCAAGTAGATTTCTTGGATCATGTTCCGCTCACAACACACAACTTT GCTCGGAAGACCTTCCTGAAGCTTGCCTTCTGTGACATCTGTCAGAAGTTCCTGCTAAATGGGTTTAGATGTCAGACTTGTGGCTACAAGTTTCACGAGCATTGTAGCACcaaagtacctactatgtgtgtGGACTGGAGTAATATCAGACAACTCTT GCTGTTCCCAAATTCCATTGTTGGTGATAGTGGGATCCCAGTAATGCCTTCTTTGACAATGCGTCGGATGCGAGAGTCTGTTTCCCGGATGCCtgttag TTCCCAGCACAGATACTCCACACCCCACGCTTTCACATTCAAcacctccagcccctcctctgaAGGTTCCCTCTCCCAGAGGCAGAGGTCGACGTCCACACCTAATGTCCACATGGTCAGCACCAACTTGCCCGTGGACAGCAGGATGATTGAG AATAACAGCCTGAATGCTTCTCCCAGGGCGTGGTCCAGACGATTTTGTTTGAGGGGAAGA gatGCAATTCGAAGTCACAGTGAATCAG CCTCACCTTCAGCCTTGTCCAGCAGTCCCAACAATCTGAGCCCAACAGGCTGGTCACAGCCCAAAACCCCTGTGCCGGCACAGAGAGAGCGGGCACCGGGATCCAGCAcccaggagaaaaacaaaatt AGGCCTCGTGGACAGAGAGATTCAAGCTATTACTGGGAAATAGAAGCCAGTGAAGTGATGCTCTCCACTCGGATTGGGTCAGGCTCCTTTGGAACTGTTTATAAGGGCAAGTGGCATG GAGACGTTGCAGTAAAGATTCTAAAGGTTGTTGATCCCACACCAGAGCAGTTCCAGGCCTTTAGGAATGAAGTGGCTGTCCTTCG cAAAACCCGGCACGTGAACATCCTGCTCTTCATGGGGTACATGACGAAGGACAACCTGGCAATTGTGACCCAGTGGTGCGAGGGCAGCAGCCTCTATAAACACCTGCACGTCCAGGAGACCAAGTTCCAGATGTTCCAGTTGATTGACATTGCCCGGCAGACGGCTCAGGGAATGGA CTATTTGCATGCAAAGAACATCATCCACAGAGACATGAAATCCAACA ATATATTTCTCCATGAAGGCCTGACGGTGAAAATTGGAGATTTTGGTTTGGCAACAGTGAAGTCGCGCTGGAGTGGTTCTCAGCAGGTTGAACAACCCACCGGCTCCATCTTGTGGATG GCCCCAGAGGTGATTCGAATGCAGGACAATAACCCGTTCAGCTTCCAGTCCGACGTCTACTCGTACGGCATCGTGCTGTACGAGCTCATGACGGGGGAGCTGCCCTACTCCCACATCAGCAACCGCGATCAG ATCATCTTCATGGTGGGCCGAGGGTACGCCTCCCCAGACCTTAGTAAGCTGTACAAGAACTGCCCCAAAGCAATGAAGAGGCTGGTAGCCGACTGTGTGAAGAAAGTTAAGGAAGAGAGGCCTCTTTTTCCCCAG ATCCTGTCTTCCATTGAGCTGCTCCAACACTCTCTACCGAAAATCAACCGGAGCGCTTCTGAGCCATCCCTGCACCGGGCGGCCCATACCGAGGACATCAATGCCTGCACGCTGACCACATCCCCTAGATTGCCTGTCTTCTAG